In the Verrucomicrobiia bacterium genome, one interval contains:
- the serS gene encoding serine--tRNA ligase encodes MLDIRYVRDNPERVKQFSVQKGYEVDIDAVLGLDAERREIQQKADELRAKRNDIASKMKKGKPEQKIIDEGRVLKTTLAEVEERFRVIDEEFLVALKRIPNLPLDDVPVGASEEENVVVKTVGRPPEFGFTAKNHAEIAAQNGWLDKERAAKVAGSRFAYLKGDLVKLQFALIQFITDKLSDQAFVDDVIKETGLPVSNKPFVPILPPLMLRTELYDAMDRLEPRDDRYKIEDEDLWLQGSAEHVLGSMHADETFMEADLPLRYIGYATSFRREAGTYGKDMEGMFRMHQFDKLEMESLTTAEAGKDEHLFLIAIQEKIMELLEIPYQLLLKCTFDIGKPNARGVDIEAWLPGQGKYRETHTADYMTDYQSRRLKIRVRRANGDLELVHTNDATALPLSRGPIAIIENYQNQDGSVRVPKVLQPYLGGRETLR; translated from the coding sequence ATGTTAGATATCCGTTATGTGCGCGACAACCCAGAGCGCGTGAAACAATTTAGTGTCCAAAAAGGCTACGAAGTTGATATTGATGCTGTGTTAGGACTCGACGCCGAGCGGCGCGAAATACAACAAAAAGCCGACGAACTGCGCGCGAAGCGTAACGATATTGCGTCGAAAATGAAAAAAGGTAAGCCCGAGCAGAAAATAATTGATGAAGGACGAGTGCTTAAAACTACTCTAGCTGAAGTCGAAGAGCGGTTTCGGGTTATTGACGAAGAATTTTTAGTCGCCCTCAAAAGGATTCCTAACCTTCCGCTTGATGATGTACCAGTCGGTGCCAGCGAAGAGGAGAATGTTGTCGTAAAAACCGTCGGCAGGCCGCCAGAATTTGGTTTTACAGCCAAAAATCACGCTGAAATTGCTGCCCAGAATGGCTGGCTCGATAAAGAGCGGGCCGCTAAGGTTGCTGGGAGCCGCTTTGCGTACCTAAAAGGCGATTTAGTGAAGTTGCAGTTTGCCTTAATCCAATTTATTACCGATAAGCTTAGTGACCAAGCGTTTGTTGATGACGTCATTAAAGAAACCGGCCTGCCGGTGAGCAACAAGCCTTTTGTGCCGATTCTGCCGCCACTCATGCTCCGCACCGAACTATACGACGCCATGGATCGCCTTGAGCCGCGCGACGATCGCTACAAAATAGAAGATGAAGATTTGTGGCTACAGGGCAGTGCCGAGCATGTGCTTGGCAGTATGCACGCCGATGAAACCTTCATGGAGGCCGATCTACCTTTGCGCTACATTGGTTATGCCACCAGCTTTCGCCGCGAAGCCGGTACTTACGGCAAGGATATGGAGGGTATGTTCCGTATGCACCAATTCGATAAGCTGGAAATGGAAAGCCTCACCACCGCCGAAGCCGGCAAAGACGAGCACCTCTTTCTGATTGCCATTCAAGAAAAAATCATGGAGCTGCTTGAGATCCCTTATCAATTGCTTCTAAAATGCACCTTTGATATCGGTAAGCCTAATGCGCGCGGGGTAGATATTGAAGCCTGGCTGCCAGGGCAGGGGAAATACCGTGAAACCCATACCGCCGATTACATGACCGACTACCAGTCGCGCCGGCTAAAGATTCGGGTGCGCCGCGCCAATGGCGACCTTGAATTAGTACACACCAACGATGCCACCGCTCTGCCGCTGAGCCGGGGGCCAATTGCCATCATTGAAAACTACCAAAACCAAGACGGCAGTGTACGCGTGCCTAAAGTATTACAGCCATATCTTGGCGGTCGCGAAACCTTGCGGTAG